In Patescibacteria group bacterium, the genomic stretch ACATTCCATGAGATCAGTTTCATATATCCTCATCATCCTTCTTCTTGCCTTCATCTCCAGGCTTTGTCCATGCGCTATAGTCGCAATCAGGATACTTGTTGCAGCCAAAAAAGATTCTGCCGCGCTTGGTTCTTTTCTTCACTACAGAACCCGCGCTACACTTAGGACATGGACCTAATACATCTTTTGCAAGCGGTTTGATACTTTTACACGTCGGGTAATTACTGCAACCCCAGAACATGCCAAACCGCCCGCGCTTTTTGACCATTACGTTTCCGCAGAGTTCGCACTGCGGCGCTTCTTCCTTATCTTGTTCAGAATCTCCTCCCTCGGATGCATCTTCGATTTGTTTGGTGTTTTTGCATTCGGGAAATCCTGAACATGCGATAAATTTCCCATAACGCCCCATGCGCACCAGCATGGGCTTGCCGCATTTCTCACATACAGCATCTGTTGTCTCCGTAAGAACAGTATCCTTTGTGAGTTCTGCGTCTTTTTGTTTTAAAAGCTCCTTAAAAGGCACATAAAATTCTCTTAAAATAGGTACCCATTCTCTTGTTCCCGCTGCGATTTCATCAAAGCAATCCTCCATATGCGCCGTAAACTGATAATCAACAATTGAAGGGAAGTGCTGTACAAGCAAATCGTTCACCATGCATGCAAGCTCGGTG encodes the following:
- a CDS encoding topoisomerase DNA-binding C4 zinc finger domain-containing protein, with product EAGLVKALEEHGIGRPSTYAPTISTIIARNYVQREEGRLKPTELACMVNDLLVQHFPSIVDYQFTAHMEDCFDEIAAGTREWVPILREFYVPFKELLKQKDAELTKDTVLTETTDAVCEKCGKPMLVRMGRYGKFIACSGFPECKNTKQIEDASEGGDSEQDKEEAPQCELCGNVMVKKRGRFGMFWGCSNYPTCKSIKPLAKDVLGPCPKCSAGSVVKKRTKRGRIFFGCNKYPDCDYSAWTKPGDEGKKKDDEDI